The following are from one region of the Stanieria sp. NIES-3757 genome:
- a CDS encoding pyruvate dehydrogenase (acetyl-transferring) E1 component, alpha subunit, translated as MCAERTLPKFDSTSIKITKEEGLMLYEDMVLGRLFEDKCAEMYYRGKMFGFVHLYNGQEAISTGVIKALRPDQDYVCSTYRDHVHALSAGVPAREVMAELFGKETGCSKGRGGSMHMFSAEHKLLGGYAFVAEGIPVATGAAFQSKYRREALGDPNFDQVSVCFFGDGASNNGQFFECLNMAALWKLPMIYVVENNKWAIGMAHERATSQPEIYKKASVFDMAGYEVDGMDVLAVRAVAQEAIARARAGEGPTLIEALTYRFRGHSLADPDELRSQEEKEFWAERDPIERFAKYLQNNNLASSEELKEIQKKIQAEIDEAVQFAETSPEPSSSELHRYIFAED; from the coding sequence ATGTGTGCTGAACGAACTTTACCTAAATTCGATTCTACTTCTATAAAAATTACTAAAGAAGAAGGATTGATGCTCTATGAGGACATGGTCTTAGGACGCTTATTTGAGGATAAGTGTGCTGAAATGTACTATCGGGGCAAAATGTTTGGTTTTGTCCATTTATATAATGGTCAAGAAGCAATTTCTACAGGAGTAATTAAAGCTCTCCGACCAGACCAGGATTATGTTTGTAGTACTTATCGCGACCACGTTCATGCCCTTAGTGCTGGTGTTCCTGCTCGCGAAGTAATGGCAGAGTTATTTGGTAAAGAAACGGGCTGTAGTAAAGGTCGTGGTGGTTCGATGCATATGTTTTCTGCCGAACATAAACTACTGGGGGGATATGCTTTTGTGGCTGAAGGAATTCCCGTTGCTACAGGAGCTGCTTTTCAAAGTAAATATCGCCGAGAAGCTTTAGGAGATCCTAATTTTGACCAAGTATCAGTTTGCTTTTTTGGGGATGGAGCAAGCAATAACGGTCAATTTTTTGAATGTTTGAATATGGCAGCTTTGTGGAAGTTGCCAATGATTTATGTAGTAGAAAATAATAAGTGGGCAATTGGAATGGCTCATGAGCGAGCTACTTCTCAACCAGAAATCTACAAAAAAGCCAGTGTGTTTGATATGGCTGGTTATGAAGTTGATGGGATGGATGTGTTGGCAGTTCGTGCTGTGGCTCAAGAAGCGATCGCCCGCGCTCGTGCAGGCGAAGGACCAACTTTGATTGAAGCTTTAACCTATCGTTTTCGGGGTCATTCTTTAGCCGATCCTGACGAGTTACGTTCTCAAGAAGAAAAAGAATTTTGGGCAGAAAGAGACCCGATTGAAAGATTTGCTAAATATCTTCAAAACAATAATTTAGCTAGCAGCGAAGAACTCAAGGAAATTCAGAAGAAGATTCAAGCTGAAATTGATGAAGCGGTTCAATTTGCTGAAACTAGTCCCGAACCATCATCTAGCGAGTTACATCGTTATATTTTTGCTGAAGATTAA
- a CDS encoding acetyl-CoA carboxylase, biotin carboxylase, translating to MQFSKILIANRGEIALRILHTCSEMGIATVAVHSTIDRQALHVQLADESVCIGPPVSGKSYLNIPNIIAAALTRNATAIHPGYGFLAENARFAEICADHQLTFIGPSKEAILAMGDKSTAKKTMQMAGVPTIPGSQGLLRDEQEALMVAAEIGYPVMIKATAGGGGRGMRLVQDESELTRLFQAAQGEAEAAFGNGGVYLEKFISCPRHIEFQILADSHGNVIHLGERDCSIQRRHQKLLEEAPSVALTPELRLKMGEAAVKAAKSINYVGAGTVEFLVDESGNFYFMEMNTRIQVEHPVTEVITGLDLIAEQIRIAQGEKLRLNQQQVELRGHAIECRINAEDPAYNFRPHPGRISAYLPPGGPGVRMDSHVYTDYEIPAYYDSLIGKLIVWGENREVAIKRMKRALRECAITGVPTTIGFHQKILDHPAFLAGKVYTNFIQEHLM from the coding sequence ATGCAGTTTTCTAAAATTCTGATTGCTAATCGGGGAGAAATTGCCCTAAGAATCTTACATACTTGTTCAGAAATGGGCATTGCTACTGTAGCAGTACATTCTACTATTGACCGTCAAGCCCTTCACGTTCAGTTAGCTGATGAAAGTGTCTGTATTGGTCCTCCTGTTTCTGGTAAAAGTTATCTCAATATTCCTAACATTATTGCTGCTGCTCTAACTCGTAATGCTACCGCAATTCATCCAGGTTACGGCTTTTTAGCTGAAAATGCTCGTTTTGCAGAAATTTGTGCCGACCATCAACTTACTTTTATTGGTCCTAGTAAAGAAGCAATTCTGGCAATGGGAGATAAATCTACTGCTAAAAAAACTATGCAAATGGCAGGAGTGCCAACTATCCCAGGCAGTCAAGGTTTATTGAGAGATGAACAAGAAGCACTCATGGTAGCAGCCGAAATTGGTTATCCAGTCATGATTAAGGCTACTGCTGGAGGCGGTGGACGAGGAATGCGTTTGGTTCAAGATGAAAGTGAATTAACGAGATTATTTCAAGCTGCACAAGGAGAAGCGGAAGCTGCATTTGGTAATGGAGGCGTTTATTTAGAGAAATTTATTAGTTGTCCTCGCCACATCGAATTTCAAATTCTAGCCGATAGTCATGGCAATGTGATTCATCTGGGTGAGAGAGATTGTTCTATTCAACGCCGTCACCAGAAATTATTAGAAGAAGCTCCCAGTGTGGCTCTTACTCCAGAGTTACGGCTCAAAATGGGAGAAGCTGCGGTCAAAGCAGCTAAATCGATTAATTATGTCGGTGCAGGAACTGTAGAGTTTTTGGTGGATGAGTCTGGTAATTTCTATTTTATGGAAATGAATACTCGGATTCAGGTAGAACATCCAGTTACCGAAGTGATTACAGGTTTAGATTTAATTGCTGAACAGATTCGCATTGCTCAAGGGGAGAAGTTACGGCTCAATCAGCAACAAGTTGAATTGCGGGGTCATGCGATTGAATGTCGCATTAATGCCGAAGATCCTGCTTATAATTTTCGTCCTCATCCTGGTAGAATTAGTGCCTATTTGCCCCCAGGTGGTCCAGGAGTAAGAATGGATTCTCATGTCTATACTGATTATGAAATTCCAGCTTACTATGATTCTTTAATTGGCAAATTAATTGTTTGGGGGGAAAATCGTGAAGTAGCTATTAAACGAATGAAAAGAGCGTTAAGGGAATGTGCGATCACAGGAGTTCCTACGACAATTGGCTTTCACCAAAAAAT